Proteins encoded in a region of the Labrus bergylta chromosome 9, fLabBer1.1, whole genome shotgun sequence genome:
- the rnf130 gene encoding E3 ubiquitin-protein ligase RNF130 — protein sequence MTSQMWTHLPILVLVVVLVPSCSVLAARSDRNPPFEEYVYATVNATVLDGRGNNIHMMSSDEGTYGQNSPKVDTRGVVIAPSPHHGVVDRQGCDPNTRFLVPPRNIHWVALLQRGNCTFKEKILKAAAYNATAVLIYNNSTNKTVKMGHEGTGDTVAVMITEAYGKEILAHLERNLTVVVSVLVGDRGSSKNMNRGSLVFVSISFIVLLIISSAWLVFYFIQKIRYTNARDRSQRRLGDAAKKAIGKLTTRTVKKGDKETDPDFNHCAVCIEAYQLNDVVRILPCKHVFHKVCVDPWLNEHCTCPMCKLNILKALGIMTSLPCVDSVVLDVDRLGVGQTSSSQRAPLNDSNQPSISLEPLSPPHPEVTPRTPADISIAVTSGGGHFFNRNTMSPHSVVCDVELPDIHPSLDLYDDNKS from the exons ATGACGTCCCAGATGTGGACCCATCTCCCTATCCTCGTCTTGGTCGTGGTCTTGGTCCCGTCTTGCTCCGTCCTGGCGGCTCGCTCAGACAGGAACCCGCCGTTCGAGGAATATGTCTACGCCACGGTGAACGCCACGGTGCTGGACGGACGAGGGAACAACATCCACATGATGAGTAGCGACGAGGGGACGTATGGACAGAACTCCCCGAAAGTGGACACCCGGGGGGTCGTCATCGCACCTTCACCACATCACGGAG tgGTGGATCGGCAGGGCTGCGACCCAAACACTCGCTTCCTGGTCCCTCCTCGAAACATCCACTGGGTGGCACTGCTACAAAGAGGAAACTGCACCTTTAAGGAGAAGATCCTGAAGGCGGCCGCGTACAACGCCACGGCGGTCCTCATCTACAACAACTCCACCAACAAGACGGTGAAGATGGGCCATGAGG GTACAGGTGATACGGTGGCTGTGATGATCACAGAGGCATACGGGAAAGAGATCCTGGCCCACCTGGAGAGGAACCTGACGGTCGTGGTGTCAGTTTTGGTGGGCGACCGCGGCTCATCCAAGAACATGAACCGAGGTTCTCTGGTCTTTGTGTCCATCTCCTTCATAGTCCTCCTCATCATCTCGTCAGCCTGGCTCGTCTTCTACTTCATCCAGAAGATCCGCTACACCAACGCCCGCGACCGCAGCCAG CGCCGTCTTGGCGATGCAGCAAAAAAAGCTATCGGGAAACTGACCACGAGGACGGTGAAGAAAGGAGACAAG gaGACTGATCCAGACTTCAACCACTGTGCCGTGTGTATAGAAGCATATCAGCTGAACGACGTGGTCAGAATTCTGCCCTGCAA ACATGTCTTCCATAAGGTGTGTGTGGACCCCTGGCTGAACGAGCACTGCACCTGTCCCATGTGTAAACTCAACATCCTCAAAGCTCTGGGCATCATG ACCAGTCTTCCCTGCGTGGACAGCGTGGTGTTGGATGTGGATCGTCTCGGTGTTGGTCAGACCTCCAGTAGCCAGAGGGCACCACTGAATGACAGCAACCAGCCGTCCATTAGCCTGGAGCCACTAAGCCCGCCCCACCCTGAGGTCACGCCCAGAACACCTGCTGACATCAGCATCGCTGTGACca